The following nucleotide sequence is from Zea mays cultivar B73 chromosome 1, Zm-B73-REFERENCE-NAM-5.0, whole genome shotgun sequence.
ACCTGGCCGCCGTGCGCGCGCTGCTGGACAAGCACGCGCACCCGGCGCTGCTGCTGGTGGACGGCGTGTCGTCCATCTGCGCGCTGGACTTCCGCATGGATGAGTGGGGCGTGGACGTGGCGCTCACGGGCTCGCAGAAGGCGCTGTCGATGCCGACGGGGATGGGCATCGTGTGCGCCAGCCCCAGGGCGCTGGAGGCCAGCAAGACGGCCAGGTCCGTGCGCGTCTTCTTCGACTGGAAGGACTACCTCAGGTTCTACGACATGGGCACGTACTGGCCCTACACGCCCTCCATCCAGCTCCTCTACGGCCTCCGCACCGCGCTCGACCTCATCTTCGAGGAAGGGCTGGACAACGTCGTGAGGAGGCACAACCGCCTTGGGACAGCCACCAGGCTCGCCGTCGAGGCGTGGGGGCtcagcaactgctgccagaaggaGGAGTGGTTCAGCGACACCGTCACCGCCGTCGTCGTGCCGCCCAACATCGACAGCGCCGAGGTCGTCAGGCACGCGTGGAAGCGGTacaacctcagcctcggcctcggcctcaacaAGGTcgccgggaaggtcttcaggatcGGCCATCTCGGCAACCTCAACGAGGTAGTGCACTGCAGGGTTGCGTTACCGTTATATATTGGCAATTCGTTTAATTAATCAGTGCAACGTACTATATCTTGTCTTGATGCTCCCAAAAAAAATTCTTCTCTTCTTTGTCAGCTGCAACTTCTGGGATGTCTGAGCGGTGTGGAGATGGTGCTCAAGGATGTGGGGTACCCAGTGAAGCTAGGTAGCGGCGTGGCGGCCGCGGCGGCGTACCTGTCAAACTCCACGCCGCTCATTCCATCTAGGATCTGAGAACAATGTAAGGGAAGGATATCGCAAACAAGGCCAGCTACAACGAGTGGGCAGACGAACGAACAAAGCGTGCAGACATCTCCGCCTCTGCTGTCTCGTAGAGCGGCTTATTGCCTGCAGTAACGAACTATCTCAGAATGTAAAGTTAAATTTCACACCCAGTTGTTGCtacatagtagtagtatagttttATGAATTACAGGTTTGATTAAACTTCAAATTAATCTACATGTATAGCCCTGCCCAGATTTAACTATAATGGGATCGTAGTACCGATCAACTCTGCTTCTTCCATTACAATAGTAGTTTTTTTGTGATTATTTTGTTGTAATTTGTTTTATCATTTAGGTAGTTTATGCTTaacttaaaattttatattttaAATAAAACGATTGGTCAAAGTACGGAAGCAGTAGTAGTTTTTTTTTCCTGAGTCTAAACTAAAATCAGATCATAGGACATGCCATTCTCACAGACAAAAAAAAACACTCTCACAAGTCACAAATCACTGGTATGTATTGCTGTCAAGTCTTTGCGCGATCATAGAATAAGTGTTTCGAAAAACGAAGTACATAACATATACTGTTGTAACTCAATGTAAAATTGGCGAAAAATTCAATAAC
It contains:
- the LOC103645133 gene encoding serine--glyoxylate aminotransferase, which encodes MDEWGVDVALTGSQKALSMPTGMGIVCASPRALEASKTARSVRVFFDWKDYLRFYDMGTYWPYTPSIQLLYGLRTALDLIFEEGLDNVVRRHNRLGTATRLAVEAWGLSNCCQKEEWFSDTVTAVVVPPNIDSAEVVRHAWKRYNLSLGLGLNKVAGKVFRIGHLGNLNELQLLGCLSGVEMVLKDVGYPVKLGSGVAAAAAYLSNSTPLIPSRI